One segment of Tenrec ecaudatus isolate mTenEca1 chromosome 1, mTenEca1.hap1, whole genome shotgun sequence DNA contains the following:
- the SLAMF7 gene encoding SLAM family member 7, giving the protein MVGLPVCFVLMFLLCQLTGSAASDSQKELVGAIGGSVTFPLNLSIVNIGSIVWIFNSTLVTFQPPKGEKPPMIIVTQSHKEKRVSFRNGECSLTLSKLQKNDSGTYRVEVHSTRNKLFTQEYVLHVYEPLSKPKVTMSLENTENGTCMVNLTCSLEQQGEDVAYSWKSLGKAANESHVGAIFPFSWRQGERNMTFICEATNPVSSNISLPVSSWKLCEESHPRGRSNTYTLFHCAHSKKGGQTLLPIHDCRHTRAICL; this is encoded by the exons ATGGTGGGATTGCCTGTGTGTTTCGTCCTTATGTTTCTCCTCTGTCAGCTCACAG ggtcagcagcttCTGACAGCCAGAAGGAACTGGTTGGTGCCATTGGTGGATCTGTGACTTTCCCTCTGAACCTCTCAATAGTAAATATTGGCAGCATTGTCTGGATCTTCAACTCAACTCTCGTGACCTTCCAGCCACCAAAGGGAGAAAAGCCACCCATGATTATAGTGACCCAAAGTCATAAAGAGAAAAGAGTGAGCTTCCGAAATGGAGAGTGCTCCCTGACACTCAGCAAGCTGCAGAAGAATGACTCGGGTACCTATCGTGTGGAGGTACACAGCACACGGAACAAGCTCTTCACTCAGGAGTATGTGCTGCATGTTTATG AACCCCTTTCAAAGCCCAAAGTGACTATGAGTCTGGAGAACACAGAGAATGGGACCTGCATGGTCAATCTCACGTGCTCCCTGGAACAGCAAGGCGAGGACGTGGCTTACAGCTGGAAGTCCTTGGGGAAGGCAGCCAATGAGTCCCATGTTGGCGCCATCTTCCCCTTTTCCTGGAGACAGGGGGAAAGGAACATGACCTTCATCTGCGAAGCCACGAACCCTGTCAGCAGTAACATCTCACTCCCTGTCTCGTCCTGGAAGCTTTGTGAAG aaagCCACCCCAGAGGAAGATCTAATACATACACTTTATTCCACTGTGCACATTCCAAAAAAG GTGGACAAACCCTACTCCCCATCCATGACTGCAGACACACCCGGGCTATTTGCCTATGA